The genomic window TCGTGCCCAGTTCGATCACCGTGGCCGTTCCCATCCGCGCCATGACGAGCAGCGCGGCGACGATCGGCCCCAGTTCCCGCACCACCACCGTGACCATGATCGTGCCCAGCAATTGCTCCACGCCCACGCGCGCCAGCAGCAGCACGGTTTGCCCGACGATGACCAGCCCCAACGCCGCGGCCAGAAAGGCAACCATCGGTATCAGCCGCACACCCGCCCGGGTGATTTGAATGCGAATCAGCGGATGCACCACGCGCGCGGCCACGTTGAATTTCGTGAAGGTGACGACCAGCGTAATCAAAGCAAACGCGCCGAGACCTTGGATGGTTTCGATGAGCCGCAAAATCTTTCGCCCCACAAAAGCAAAATAAGCGCGGGGCAGTCGGGCAACGGAATGTTCCGGCGGCAGAGCAGCGACGCTGGCAGCGGCTTTTTGCACGGAACGAAAGTAAATTCTTCGCGGCGACCGGTCAAAGAGGTTTTGAGTGGGATGCGCCGCCAGCGCAACGTGACACCACCATCCCAATCGTCGAACGCACAAATTCCCCGCACCCGGCCTGCCGCCCACCCGCTCCCCATCCGATGGGGGGAGAATTCCCCGAAAGGAAATTTCGCGCATCAAACCCCAGAACCCGACGGGCGACGACGTAGCGCGGGCGTCTTCGCCTGCGAGTTGGCCAGGCGTCCCGCCGGGCGTTCGCGCTGGCAGCGGGACGCTGCTGCAACTCGCAGCCGGGACGGACTGCGCTACAGGGTTCATCGAGAGGGACGGGGTGAGGGGTAACTGCTTTTGCCGAACATCACAGGCAATTGATCTGAGACAATGGCGTTTGTAATCAACCTGTGAATAACTTTCTGAGGGGTTACCCGGTATTTGTCCAACCCCATCGGCTAGATTGGAACGCATGAAACTAAAACCTTGTCGTGATTTGGTGTGGATGATACGAACAAGCGATTCCACTTGGAATGGTTTTCGACTACCGGAGATGAACTACTACGCGCACACCGCCGCCGATAACCACCCTCGCCCATCGGATGGGAGAGGGGTTGGGGGTGAGGACTGGCAACCTCTGTCCGTTCACCTCTGCAGCGTCGCGGACTCGGCGAAGAAATTTGCTGGCCCGCTTGGCCTCGCCGCCGAAGCCGAACGAGTCGGATTGTTGCACGATTTATCCAAGATTTGATGTAGCCATGAACGCCACTCAACTCTTGGCCCACCCGGACCAATCGCTCGTTAAACATCTCTTGGGTGTGGCCCGCCGTGCAAAAGAGTTCGCCGCTCGCTTCCAAGGGGAGAATCACGCTGAGTTGGCGGGGCTGCTCCACGACTTGGGCAAGGCCGAGAAGGAGTTCCAAGACCGGATAGCGGGCAAAAAAGCTGATACCCCCTCATCACGCCGTCCGCCGCCCGTGGCATTCTGGAGGCCATCCTCATGAAGCCCATCGAAAAGCCCGAATCCGGCAATCGCCACAACAAGGTCGGCTTCCGCTGGGTCATCACCCGTTTGGGCATCATCAACAAGGGGACGATGTTCTCGATTCTTCGCAATGAACTCGGATACGGCGCGCATCAGAAACCGGAGAACGCCACCGGTTATGACATCAATGCCGACCGCATCCGCGCCCAACGCCACAGCCTCGTTCTCAAAGACGTGGAATACCTGCAAGCGCGGATGACGGGTGTCGCCGACACCAGCGTCACTCTCCGCCGCGCACAATTCCGGGCCGCCGATGATTCGGCCAAATGCGCCGGCATCGCGCGGCAGATCATCGCCGGCAAACTTCAAAACAGCCGCAACTCTCTCTTGCGCGCCGCTCGCGAAACTGAAATCTCCGATCACAAATCTCAGATCGCTGAGGCCACCGACGCTCTCGCCCGACAGATTCAAGAACTGGGCCGCTGGACGACGGAGCGACTTCGCGAACCTGGCGCGCTCGACGCTCTGCGCGGCGCGGAAGGCATGGGCGCGCAGACTTACTTCAGCGTCTTCACCCTATTGCTCAAACAACAGCGCGATGAATTCACGTTCACCACGCGCACGCGGCGTCCGCCCCGCGACCGTATCAATTGCCTTCTCTCATTCCTTTACGCACTGGTGCGGCACGATTGTATCGCCGGACTCACGAGCATCGGCCTTGATCCGTTCGTTGGTTTCCTGCACGCCGAACGCCCGAACCGTCCGGCGCTGGCGCTGGATTTGATGGAAGAATTTCGCCCTTGGCTGGCCGACCGGCTGGCGGTCACGCTCGTCAACCGGCAGCAAGTCGGGACGGAAGATTTCAAAATGCGTGAAGGCGGCGCGGTGGAGTTCACGGATGCCGGCCGCAAGCGCGTCATCAAAGCCTATCAGGAACGCAAGCAGGAGAAACTCACGCACCCGCTGCTCGATCAGGAGTTTCGTCTAGCGCAGATCCCTTTCGTGCAGGCGCGCGTTCTGGCCCGTCATCTGCGCGGCGACTTGACGGATTACATTCCGCTCGTTCCCAAGTGAACTTGACTCTCAACTTTCAACACTCAACTCTCAACTCGTGCTCATCCTGGTCACCTACGACGTTTCGACCGTGGAAGCCGCTGGCCGGCGTCGGCTGCGGCGCGTGGCGCAGGCTTGTGAGGACTACGGAACGCGCGTGCAGAAGTCGGTGTTCGAATGTCAGGTTGGCCAGAAGGAATGGGCGTCGTTGCGCGACCGGCTGCTCCGAGAGATCAACGCGGAGGAAGACTCACTCCGCTTTTACTTTCTCGACGAAAAAGCCGTTCAACGCACCGAACATCACGGCGTTGACAAGCCGGTGGATTTGACGGAGCCGCTGATTTTATGACGATGCTTCCGCGAACCATGAGTGACGGGCAAAGGGCCGGGGTTTCGCGGCGCGGCAGAACCGCAATGCTGACGGACACTTTCCCTTGTTCTTTGACAATTCAATGCTCGCAAGTGCGCGGAGAGTTGGCGGGTTGGCGAAAACCTGCTACAAAGCTCCTGCGGCTCGGTCAGTTGGGAGGGCCGCAGTCGCCGCGCTCACGTGAGCGCGGCGCGGATTGAAACGCAACAATCGAACGCCGACAAAGCGAAACAACAGGATTGCCCCGCTCACACGAGCGGGGCGAACATCGGATAATTGCGTAGATTTGGCAGTTGAAACGCCAATGCGGTTTGAACCAAAGTCTGCGGCGTGAAAATCTCTGTCATTGTCCCGGCTTACAACGAGGAGAAGCTCCTCGCCAAATCCGCCGGCTGTATCCAGACCGCGTTTGGCGCGTTTGATCGCCTGGCTTGGGAACATGAACTAATCGTGTGCGACAACAATTCGACGGACCGGACGGCCGAACTGGCGCGGTCGGCCGGAGCGACGGTGGTCTTTGAGCCGGTTAATCAAATCTCTCGCGCACGCAATCGCGGCGCCGCGGCGGCGACCGGCGACTGGCTGGTGTTCATCGACGCGGATTCGTATCCATCGGCGGAGCTGTTTGGCGAGGTGGCGGCGGCGATTCAAACCGGGCGCTGTGTGGCCGGCGGTTGTCTGGTGCGGCCCGACGGCTGGAATTTCCCCACGCAGTTGTTCGTGCAGGTCTGGAATGTGATCAGCCGTCTCACGCGCTGGGCGGCGGGCTCGTTCATTTTCTGCGAGGCGTCGGCGTTCCGACGCATCGGCGGTTTCAATCTCGACTTGTTCGTGACCGAGGAGATTGATCTGAGCAAACGACTGAAGCAATTGGCGCAGGAGACCGGAAAACAGATGGTCATTTTGCGCCGGCATCCGCTGATGACTTCGGACCGCAAACTGAAACTTTACTCGGCCCGCGAGGTTTTACGTTTTTCGGCGAACATGGTTTTTCGTCCGAAGCACACTTTGAAGGATCGCGCGGCCTGTCATCCTTGGTATGATGGCAGGCGCTGAATCCAGCGGAGTGGTGGAGAGGGCGGGTGTTGGAGTGCTGGAGTAATGGAGTGATGGGACTTGAATTGTTTAGCTCTCTGACCGGGTACGGAAACACCGTTTGGTGTCCCGGCTTTAGCCGGCCAGCACGACCTGCACACGCTAAAGCGTGGACACCAAACAGTGGAATCCGCCGGTCATCGCATTTCCGTATGCGTTCTCCGTGCGCGACCACTCCAACACTCCAGCGCTCCACCACTCCATTTGGTCCCATCTAGCCGCTTGCCAAGGGCGGCGGCGATTTGTTTAATGCCGGGGTGCTGCAACAACAAACGATTGGCAAGCCCGTCTCCTACTCCGGGATCGGCTTGCACAGCGGGAATCGGGTGGCGATGTCGTTCCTGCCGGGCGCGCCCAATTCGGGAATTCGTTTTCGAAGGGTTGATCTGGAGGGCAACCCGGAGATCGAAGCGCGCGTGGAGAACGTAAGCGAAACCACCCGCTCCACGACGCTTTCCAAAGGCAATATCAAGATCCACACGGTCGAACACGTGCTGGCGGCCTTGGCGGGTTGCGGCATCGACAATGCCGTCGTGGAACTGGACGCCAACGAGCCGCCGGTCGGCGATGGCAGCGCGCGCGAATATTGCCGGATGATCGAATCGGCGGGCCTCGTGCCGCAGGCGGACCGGCGCGAACCGTACACGGTGACGGCGCCCATCGAGTTGCAGATGGGAGAAACGGTGATGTCCATTTTCCCGAACGACACGTTCAAGATCACCTGCACGAGCGCGGACAAACAGGGACGGTTCACGCAGTTTTACAGTGTGGAACTGTCCCCAAAAACCTGGGAGCGCGAACTGGCCCACGCCCGCACGTTTTGCTTTTACGAGGAAATCGAGTTCCTGATCAAGAACGGCTTGATCAAAGGCGGCAGTCTCGAAAACGCCGTCGTCATCCGCGAGGACGCCGTGCTGACCAACGAGCCGCTGCGGTATCCCGAAGAATTTGTCCGCCACAAGATCCTCGACATCGTGGGCGATCTTTCGCTGCTGGGTCGTCCGCTGTGCGGTCATCTGATCGCGGTGAAGCCGAGTCACACCGCGAATTGTGAACTGACGCGGCAGATCAGCGCCCAGATGCGCAAGCCGCTCGTCGCCGCGCAGACGTTCGCGCCGCCGCCCGTCGCGCAAAGAAATTCAGCGACGACAGAGCTTTCGTCGATTGACAACCCGATCCAGGACGGCCGCATGCTTGACATCGCCCAAGTGTTGAAGATTCTGCCGCACCGTTACCCCTTCTTGATGATTGACAAGGTGACGAAGATCGAGGGCAACAAGATCACCGCGTTGAAAAACGTCAGCGTCAACGAGCCGTATTTTCAGGGGCACTTCCCCAATCACCCGATCATGCCCGGCGTTTTGCAACTGGAAGCGGTCGCGCAAGCGGCGGGCATTCTCATGCTCAAGCAGGCCGAAAATGCGGGCAAGCTCGCCTATTTCATGTCGGCAGAGAATGTGAAGTGGCGCAAACCGGTGCGGCCCGGCGAGACGCTCACCATCAGTGTCGAACTGACCAAATCGCGCGGCAAGATCGGCAAGGCCAAGGGCGTTTGCTACGTCGATGGCGACGAAGTGAGCGAAGCCGAGGTGACGTTCATGCTGATGGACGGCTGAGGTAATGTTGCTTTCGCGATCTGCGATTCATCTCTGTATGACCCATCCAACCGCCGCCATCCATCCGCAAGCGCAGATTGGCACCAGTTGCGAGATCGGGCCGTATTGCGTCATTGGGGAGACTGTTGAGCTTGGTGAGGGTTGCCGCTTGCATTCTCACGTGGTGATCGATGGTCACACGCGGTTGGGAAAAGGGAACGAAGTTTTTCCGTTCGCGAGCATCGGTCTGCAGACGCAGGATTTGAAATGGAAGGGCGGCATCACCAGAACGGAGATCGGCGACCACAACACCTTTCGTGAATACGTCACCATCAACAGCGCCACCGGCGACGGCGAAGCAACCACCGTTGGTTCGCACAACCACATCCTCGCGTACTCGCACATTGCGCACAACGTGACGCTCGGCAGTCACGTCATCATGTCGAACGTGGCCACGCTCGCGGGACATGTCACGGTGGAGGATTACGCCGTGGTCGGCGGCCTCGCAGCCATTCACCAGTTTTGTCGCATCGGGAAAATGGCCATCATCGGCGGCTGCTCCAAGGTCGTGCAGGACGTGCCGCCCTTCATGCTGGCCGACGGCAACCCAGCCGAGACGCGCACCATCAACAAAATCGGCCTGGAACGCAACGGAGTTTCGGAGGAAGCGCAGGCAGCCTTGCGTCAGGCCTACAAAATTTTGTTTCGGGAAGGCCTGACGATTCCCAACGCGCTGGCGCGGATTGAAGCCGAGTTGCCTCAATTGCCGGAAGTGCAGCACCTCGTCCAGTTTGTCCGGGCCAGCGGGCGCGGTATCAGCAAGTGACGTGATTCTGTCATGACGTTATCACCGGCGGCGCGGGCGAAACATTTCTGCGTGACCGGAACTTCCACCAGCGGACATGCCGTTGAGCCGGCTCGAATCGTTCCGTGGCGAGCGAGCGAAGATGTCGGCGCAATCCTTGATTGGCCCGCGTGAAAAATATCAAGTTGATGAAAATCCCCAAGGCAAACCAAACAAGGATGGTCGTTTCAGTTTGGATGTTGAATCGACGAGTACTAAACTGGAGCGCCTCCAGAAACATCCCGCCAACGTAAAACAACACCCAGGGCAGAATCAGAATGCGCGCGACGGCCGAGCCGGTGGCGCGGTTGGCGTCCTTGGCCTTCAACCCCAGCCACATCCCCACCCAACTCAACGTGTAAACATCGGCCACCAGCATTCCCATGCCAGCGAGGAACACCAGCGTCCGGGTGCTTTCATATTTCAAGTTTATGAGGAACAGAAAGTCCGCCAGCAGCACGATCAAGATCGGACCGAGGAATTGTCTTCGCAAAGCCAGCAATTGTCCGCGCAGAATTTCGGACACGCTCAGCGGAGTGGACAACAACAATTCCAGCGCGCCGCTCTGACGATCGTGGTTGAGGCGTTGGCAGGCTTCCGTGGCGACCCAGATTTTCAACACCGAGTGCAAGAACAACGCCGTCATCACATAGGTCACTTCTTCGAGCCAGTCATTTTTCAGTTCGGCCAGTCCCCACAACCAGACGACCGCCGACAGTCCCAAAAAGGCCCATACATACGTTGGCTTCAGACGGTCGCGACCCGCGAGCCAGAAAAAAGGGTTCACGTTCATCAAGCGTTCCCGAAACGCTTTCCGTTCGGCGGGTCCGCCGTAACTCCACTGCTTCCAGCGTTCCCGCCAGCGCAGTCTGGCAACAGTTGCCGGATTGTCCTGCCAGGCGTGCGGCAGCCGCGCGCTCGCCAGCGCCAGCAAACCCCAGCTCAACGAATGTGTCGCCAGCAACGACCACCAGAAATTGGGATCGAGCGAAGGGAGAAACGACGCAGCCGAAGCCAGGTAGAAGGCGTAAGCCGGGCTGGGCAACAAGGCATAAACCGGTTCGCCCTGCCATTTCAGGACATACTGGTCAAAGAGCGCTCCACCCAATGGAATTCCGCCGGTGATGAACAGAATCAAGATGACGGTGTTGCCAACCGCATTCCGCTCGTTGCGCACCAGGGAGGAGACCCACATACCCGCCGCGAGCGAAAGAAATAGCGTGTTCGCCAGCACCAGCACCATGCGCCAGAATTGGACGCCGGCCACACCGCCCAGCAACAACGGAATTGCCAGCACGGGAAAGATTCCCAACAGTCCGTAAAACGAATTTAAGGAAGTGGCCGCCAGTTTGCCCAGCACCACGTCATAACCTTTCAGGTCGGTGAGGAACAACAACCCCAGCGTGCCCTCGCGTTTTTCTTCGCTGAGACAATCCGCCGTGTTGCGCGCCCCGGCCACCAGACAGTAGATGAATGCGAACGTCGAGAGCGTCATGAAAATGTTCCGGCTTAATTCGGAGGGGGAGGGCTGCCGGCCAAATTGCGAGAACGTCAGCATCCAACCGGCCGCGCAGATGGAAATCAGCGCCGCGATCACGCGCGTCCAGTAAGTACCACGCCGCCGGGCCGCCACGCGCAGTTCACGCGCCACTATCGGTAGGAATGTCATGCTCGATGATCCACCACAGCATGAGGAAGACGCGGCGAGTTGGCAATCTTTCAAGCGTTGGAGCGCGTTCAAAAGTAGCATCTGGACAAAGTCACCGTTTGGAGTTCCGCCTTCAGGCGGCCAGGCCAAGAGTGATGCATCGGACCGCCTGAAGGCGGGACTCCAAACCTCCAACCCCTTTGCTCGCGAGCCGAATCGGGCTGCACGTTGAACACGCGTCGAAAAACTCTATTTCTTCCCGCTGGAATTTCTGGCTTACTGATGACCATGGACAAAGTCCTGCCACCGCTCACACCCGGCACGCTCTACCTCGTCGCCACGCCCATTGGAAATCTCGAAGACATCACGCTGCGCGCGTTGCGGACGTTGAAGGAGTGCGACGTCGTCGCGGCCGAGGACACGCGGCGCACCGGACAACTGCTGAAGCATTACGGCATTTCCAAACCGCTGCTCAGCTACTTTCAGTTCAACGAAGCCCGGCGCAGCGAAGAAATCATCGCTCGCTTGCAGCGCGGCGAGAAGGTGGCGCTGGTGACCGATGCGGGCAGTCCGGGCATCAGCGATCCCGGCGAACGGGTCGTGCGCGCGGCGCGGGCGGCGGGTCTGCGGGTCGAGGCGGTGCCCGGTGCGTGTGCGCTGGTGGCGGCATTGACGGCCAGCGGCCTGCCGACGGATGAATTTCATTTCATCGGTTTTCTCCCGCACAAATCCGGTCAACGCCGCAAGCAACTGGAAGCGTTGAAATCGTTTGCGGGAACGCTGGTGCTCTACGAATCGCCTTACCGGATTGAAAAGCTGTTGGGTGAACTGGCGGGAATCTTTCCGGAGCGAACGGTAGTTTTGGCGCGTGAGTTGACCAAGAAGTTTGAGGAATTCTTGCGCGGCACTCCGCCGGAGCTGTTGGCCATCGTCAAAAAGCGCTCGCTCAAAGGCGAGTTTGTGGTACTCGTCGCGCCCACGTCATGATCCACGACTGACGCCGTCGTCCCAGCCGAATCAGAAGATTACTTTGCTTTGGCGGCCCGGACTTTCGCCCAACGCGCCTTGGCCGCCAAAGAGATCCGCTTGCGTGCAGCCGGGCTCATTTTCCGCCTCTTGCGAGCCGGGTTGGTACCCGGTCCGCGCAGCCCCGCTGTGGTGATGCTCGCGAGCTTTGCTTCAAGACGCTCGATTTCTGTCTTCAAGGCGAGAATGCGTTTCAACTTCGCCGCGGGCAGACTGAGTAATTCGTTCATGTTCATAGAGCAGGTATCCTAAGTAATTGCTTGGAGAATCCAAGCTCGAATTCAGCCCAAGCGATTCCCCGAGGTGCCATTGCAGTTTTCCGAAGTGAGCGAGGGAGCGGAGCATACTCAAGTCGCGATCAATTCCCCGATCACATGCCCGTGAACGTCTGTGAGTCGGCGGTCGATGCCGTTGTGGCGGAATGTCAGCTTCGTGTGGTCGATCCCGAGCAGATGCAAAATCGTGGCGTGAACGTCGTAGCAATAGGTCGGGTTCACGACGGCCTTGTAAGACCATTCGTCACTTTCGCCGTAGCTCACGCCGCCTTTCACGCCGCCGCCGGCCAGCCAGTTGGTGAACGTAAATGGATTGTGGTCGCGCCCTTTCGCGCCCTGGCTGCACGGCATCCGGCCGAACTCCGTCGTCCACAGCACGATGGTGTCGTCGAGCAGGCCGCGCGCTTTGAGGTCTTTGATGAGAGCGCCGGTCGGTTTGTCCATGCTGGTGGCCATGTCGAGATGGTCGCGGGCCAGGTCTTCGTGGCTGTCCCAGTTGCGGCGGGGAAAACCGTTGTCCGCGCCGCTCCAAAGTTGCACAAAGCGAACGCCGCGTTCGAGCAGCCGTCGGGCGATCAGACAACTCCGTCCAAAGTCTCCGGTGATTTGTTCATCGAGACCGTAAAGTTTTTTCGTGGCGTCGGACTCGCCGGACAGGTCCATCACCTCCGGCGCGCTGAGTTGCAGCTTCGCGGCGAGTTCGAAGGAAGCGATGCGGGCGTCGAGCCGCGAATCACCGTCGCGAGTCGCGAGATGTTGCTGATTCAATTTTTGCAGCAACGCCAGTCCTTCCTTCTCGCTTTCCGGCGTGATGAATTTGGCCGAGTCCGGCGGGAACAGATCAAAAATCGGATTGGGTTTGCCGACGCGGATCATCGTGCCTTGATGCGCGGCGGGCAGAAAACCAGAACTCCAGTTGGCCGGGCCGCCCGGCGCAAAGCCGCGCGGATCGGGCAACACAACGAACGTCGGCAGGTTGTTGTTCAGGCTGCCGAGGCCGTAGGAAATCCACGCGCCCATGTGCGGAAAACCGGGCAGCACGAAGCCGGTGTTCTGCATGTAGGTTGCCGGGCCGTGGACGTTTGACTTGCTGATCATGGAATGGATGAACGCGATGTCGTCGGCACACGAGCCGATGTGCGGCACGAGGTCATTGATCCATTTGCCGGACTGACCGTACTGCTTCCAGCCCCACGGACTTTTCATGCAATTGCCCGGATCGCTTTGAAACAGTTCCACTTTTTCGCCCGGATCAAATTTCTCCCCGTGGCGTTTGATCAGCGCCGGCTTGTAGTCAAACGTGTCGCACTGGCTGGCGGCACCGGACATGAAAAGCTGCACGACGCGCTTGGCCTTGGCGGGATGGTGCAGGCCCTTCAACACACCGGTCGTAGTCGCGCTCGTGAGAGCACGGGAAGAATCGGGTTCCGCAGCCAACAATCCTTCCGTCGCCAGCAGATGCGTGAGCGCGATCCCTCCCAACCCGCCGCCGAACCGCCAGAGAAACTCGCGGCGGTCGATGAGACTCGCGTCCTCTGCGCCCAATGACATAGGATTCTCTTTTGAGTCACAAATGTGACGGTTCATAACCGGGTCGTCTCCTGGGCTGAAGTTGGGCAGTTGAACGTGCTCGGTCTGTCTCTCTCGCTCCGAGAGGAACGAGCGGGGAGAGAGTCGGAGAGAGGGGCCAGCCAGAAAAAAACGCCTCCTCTCCCCGGCCCTCTCCTGCACTTTACGGAGGAGAGGGAGAAGAACCTGCTCGCGGCCGGTTGACGGACACAAATCGGGAACATGAACTTGCGATCGTCAAAACTTTCGGTGGATCTTGTAGCCGTGGACGTCAGTCCGCGCATTTCCAGTTTGGGAGAAGTCGGCGCCGACTCACGTCGGCGGCTACTATTTGAGGAAAGCGCTGGGGTGACAGGATGCTTGGTTCTCATAGAAATGGTTCAATCCACAAACAAGAATTCATTGCTGTTGAAAATTACGCGGCAAAGGTTGGGCAACCCAAATTTCTTCGCGTAAGCGATCAGGAGTTTTGATTCGTCAGGCCGCGGCGACCGGTTCAACGCCAGTTGATAAGCCGCTTCGATCTGCTTCGACGGGTCAGGACTCATGCTGTTGATGCGTTCGGCGAAATGCTCGCATTGCTTGAGCACGAACGGATCGTTCAGCAGCGCGAGCGCCTGGAGCGCGGTGATGGTCGTGTTGCGTTTGGCCGTGAGCAATGAAGGATCAGCGCTGTCCAGGCAATCCATGAACGGATCGGGCACGCTGCGCACGATGAACCGATAAATGCTGCGTCGGTAGCTTCCGGCACTGTCCACGTCAAAGCGCCCGTAGTCATAGACCGGGGAGTGGTCGTCCTTGAAATAGAACTGTTGAACGGACGGCCCACCCATCGTCGGATCGAGCTTGCCATTGACAAACAGAATGGAGTCGCGCACCTCCTCGGCGTCGAGGCGTTGACGGTTCATGCGCCAGAGGAAACGGTTGTCGCCATCAAGGTGCGCGGATTGCGGATTGTTCGAGGACGACTGGCGGTAGGTCGAGCTGGTGACGAGGAGTTTGTGGAGTTGTTTCAGCGATTCGCCGTTGTCGAGAAACCAGCAGGCCAGCCAGTCCAGCAATTCGGGATGCGTCGGCAACGCGCCCATGTGACCAAAGTCGTTCGGCGTATCAATGAGGCCACGCCCGAAATGATATTGCCAGACGCGGTTGACGATGGAGCGGCGCGTCAGAAGATTCTTCGGGTCGGTGATCCATTTCGCCAACGCCGCGCGCCGGCTGCCTTCGTCGTCGGGATCAGCGATGTCCAAGTGGCTGTCCAGGCCGGGCAGACAGCTCAGCGCACCCGGCGACATCAATTTGCCGGGGCGCTTGACGTCGCCGCGCGAAAGCAGATTCACCGGTCGCGGATTTCCGGCGGGATGAAAACTGCCTTCAGCGGAGAAATCATTGGCGGCGGCATAAACGATTTTCGGTGTTGGCAAAGCGGCGAGTTGACTCTTCACTTCCGTCAACCGGTCATTCGTTTCGCGAAGCTGGTTCCTCGTTGGCTCGTCCAGCAATGATTCGACCAAGGCTTTTCGCTGCTCCTCAGATTGCTTCACGGCGTCCTCGGCTTCCTGCCGTCTGGCCTTTTGATCTTCGGATTCATTGACTTCGCCGAGCCGGTTGCGACTGTTGCAATCGTCCACCAGATACGCCTTGGCCCAGCGTCCGCTTTCAATGGAATCGAGCGCGGTCACGTTCGCGCCCAGCGCGACGTTCGTGCCGCCGGAAAAAATCTGAAGCTCGCTCAACGCGAAAACATAATCCTTCGTCCGCTCCCAAAGTTTGGTGGCCGTCACACGGACGAACCGCGCGGTGCGATTGGTCGCGGAAATGACGACCGGCTTGGCCAACGGATTCGTGAAGTCAGCAGCAGTGTGATCTTCAAGCGTGGTTCGCTTGCTGAAGTTCGCTTCGTCCGAAATGTCCAACCGGAAGCGCACGGGAAAACCGAAGCCGGGCGTGTCCGCAAAATCCGTGGGCCGCGCCGGGTGCAGGCGGACCTCGTCGAGCGGCAGGCTTTTCCCCAGATCAACCTGCACCCACTTCTCAACGTCGGGCGAGGATTCGATGCCGCTGTGATAGCCGTTGCTGTGGCTGGTCTTGGTGGGTTTGGGCAGTGCAGCGAGTTTGTCCTTTTGTTCCTTGAGCCGCGCATCAAGTTTTTCAAGTTCCGGGCTGGTGAGCTTGGCCACCGCTTCGTTCAAC from Verrucomicrobiota bacterium includes these protein-coding regions:
- a CDS encoding CRISPR-associated endonuclease Cas3'' encodes the protein MNATQLLAHPDQSLVKHLLGVARRAKEFAARFQGENHAELAGLLHDLGKAEKEFQDRIAGKKADTPSSRRPPPVAFWRPSS
- a CDS encoding ABC transporter permease, with the translated sequence MNPVAQSVPAASCSSVPLPARTPGGTPGQLAGEDARATSSPVGFWGLMREISFRGILPPSDGERVGGRPGAGNLCVRRLGWWCHVALAAHPTQNLFDRSPRRIYFRSVQKAAASVAALPPEHSVARLPRAYFAFVGRKILRLIETIQGLGAFALITLVVTFTKFNVAARVVHPLIRIQITRAGVRLIPMVAFLAAALGLVIVGQTVLLLARVGVEQLLGTIMVTVVVRELGPIVAALLVMARMGTATVIELGTTRALGEVEALEALGIDPIHFLVVPRVLGMGFAIFSLTVYLIIGALFSGYVFAFLQDANLSPAEYCRLLASALNWWDFILLALKTFSFGVIIAIVTCYHGLAQPLRLEEVSNATVSAVAQCVIACVLLDALFIIVYLLV
- the cas1 gene encoding CRISPR-associated endonuclease Cas1, which codes for MKPIEKPESGNRHNKVGFRWVITRLGIINKGTMFSILRNELGYGAHQKPENATGYDINADRIRAQRHSLVLKDVEYLQARMTGVADTSVTLRRAQFRAADDSAKCAGIARQIIAGKLQNSRNSLLRAARETEISDHKSQIAEATDALARQIQELGRWTTERLREPGALDALRGAEGMGAQTYFSVFTLLLKQQRDEFTFTTRTRRPPRDRINCLLSFLYALVRHDCIAGLTSIGLDPFVGFLHAERPNRPALALDLMEEFRPWLADRLAVTLVNRQQVGTEDFKMREGGAVEFTDAGRKRVIKAYQERKQEKLTHPLLDQEFRLAQIPFVQARVLARHLRGDLTDYIPLVPK
- a CDS encoding glycosyltransferase; this translates as MKISVIVPAYNEEKLLAKSAGCIQTAFGAFDRLAWEHELIVCDNNSTDRTAELARSAGATVVFEPVNQISRARNRGAAAATGDWLVFIDADSYPSAELFGEVAAAIQTGRCVAGGCLVRPDGWNFPTQLFVQVWNVISRLTRWAAGSFIFCEASAFRRIGGFNLDLFVTEEIDLSKRLKQLAQETGKQMVILRRHPLMTSDRKLKLYSAREVLRFSANMVFRPKHTLKDRAACHPWYDGRR
- the cas2 gene encoding CRISPR-associated endonuclease Cas2, yielding MLILVTYDVSTVEAAGRRRLRRVAQACEDYGTRVQKSVFECQVGQKEWASLRDRLLREINAEEDSLRFYFLDEKAVQRTEHHGVDKPVDLTEPLIL
- a CDS encoding ABC transporter permease subunit, whose protein sequence is MTFLPIVARELRVAARRRGTYWTRVIAALISICAAGWMLTFSQFGRQPSPSELSRNIFMTLSTFAFIYCLVAGARNTADCLSEEKREGTLGLLFLTDLKGYDVVLGKLAATSLNSFYGLLGIFPVLAIPLLLGGVAGVQFWRMVLVLANTLFLSLAAGMWVSSLVRNERNAVGNTVILILFITGGIPLGGALFDQYVLKWQGEPVYALLPSPAYAFYLASAASFLPSLDPNFWWSLLATHSLSWGLLALASARLPHAWQDNPATVARLRWRERWKQWSYGGPAERKAFRERLMNVNPFFWLAGRDRLKPTYVWAFLGLSAVVWLWGLAELKNDWLEEVTYVMTALFLHSVLKIWVATEACQRLNHDRQSGALELLLSTPLSVSEILRGQLLALRRQFLGPILIVLLADFLFLINLKYESTRTLVFLAGMGMLVADVYTLSWVGMWLGLKAKDANRATGSAVARILILPWVLFYVGGMFLEALQFSTRRFNIQTETTILVWFALGIFINLIFFTRANQGLRRHLRSLATERFEPAQRHVRWWKFRSRRNVSPAPPVITS
- the lpxA gene encoding acyl-ACP--UDP-N-acetylglucosamine O-acyltransferase — protein: MTHPTAAIHPQAQIGTSCEIGPYCVIGETVELGEGCRLHSHVVIDGHTRLGKGNEVFPFASIGLQTQDLKWKGGITRTEIGDHNTFREYVTINSATGDGEATTVGSHNHILAYSHIAHNVTLGSHVIMSNVATLAGHVTVEDYAVVGGLAAIHQFCRIGKMAIIGGCSKVVQDVPPFMLADGNPAETRTINKIGLERNGVSEEAQAALRQAYKILFREGLTIPNALARIEAELPQLPEVQHLVQFVRASGRGISK
- a CDS encoding bifunctional UDP-3-O-[3-hydroxymyristoyl] N-acetylglucosamine deacetylase/3-hydroxyacyl-ACP dehydratase codes for the protein MLQQQTIGKPVSYSGIGLHSGNRVAMSFLPGAPNSGIRFRRVDLEGNPEIEARVENVSETTRSTTLSKGNIKIHTVEHVLAALAGCGIDNAVVELDANEPPVGDGSAREYCRMIESAGLVPQADRREPYTVTAPIELQMGETVMSIFPNDTFKITCTSADKQGRFTQFYSVELSPKTWERELAHARTFCFYEEIEFLIKNGLIKGGSLENAVVIREDAVLTNEPLRYPEEFVRHKILDIVGDLSLLGRPLCGHLIAVKPSHTANCELTRQISAQMRKPLVAAQTFAPPPVAQRNSATTELSSIDNPIQDGRMLDIAQVLKILPHRYPFLMIDKVTKIEGNKITALKNVSVNEPYFQGHFPNHPIMPGVLQLEAVAQAAGILMLKQAENAGKLAYFMSAENVKWRKPVRPGETLTISVELTKSRGKIGKAKGVCYVDGDEVSEAEVTFMLMDG